In Desulfosalsimonas propionicica, the following are encoded in one genomic region:
- a CDS encoding YcaO-like family protein yields the protein MNPKWILKDAYKTFTADQDKVADPQETVAKVRRRFAQQNLAVLAKTARIDTGRLNIPVYVSVCGPDARSLTGTAKQMGKGATPAQAEASAVMELVERFSFYSFAADPANFVEATRPEMVKSALPFETIAASVHDESEDLEAAARVFDTLPLKWAMGANLTRGHDVRVPFEWFFAINEFNGTSAGNCLEEALCQGICEIVERHVSARICREQTPVPGIDPASATDPMVREMLEKYKKNGIRVFLSDFSLDTGIATVGALAFDPETFPHKSEIVWTAGTAPNPEKALSRALAETAQLAGDFHTGSNYVASGLPKPADPADVAHIIEPGTIKNITDLPDISDSNIGKEVRRCIAALKQQNLDVITMDTTHPGLGVCALYTVVPGARFRERAAAGTVGMFCARLITEKFDPHEAAQRLAQMDAMMPGKYYVQFYLGKTRMELGETEAAIALFQSALALDPHAQDVASIYSYMGQALKDAGDYEHALENAEKGLEWDHERTDLHNLAGFCHFKKKDHEAAVESFSRVIALNPASGIDHANLAVNYREMGDMDAAIRFFRIALDLDPSLEFARQHLEALRK from the coding sequence ATGAATCCGAAATGGATACTCAAGGACGCATATAAAACATTTACCGCAGACCAGGACAAAGTTGCCGACCCGCAGGAAACCGTGGCAAAGGTCAGGCGCCGGTTTGCCCAACAGAACCTGGCCGTACTGGCCAAAACCGCGCGCATTGACACGGGCAGGCTGAATATTCCGGTTTATGTTTCCGTGTGCGGCCCGGATGCCCGGTCCCTGACCGGTACAGCCAAGCAGATGGGAAAAGGCGCCACCCCGGCCCAGGCAGAGGCCAGCGCGGTCATGGAACTGGTGGAGCGGTTCAGCTTCTATAGTTTTGCCGCAGACCCGGCCAATTTCGTGGAAGCCACCCGGCCGGAAATGGTAAAATCCGCCCTGCCCTTTGAAACCATTGCCGCATCAGTCCACGATGAATCAGAAGACCTGGAAGCCGCAGCCCGGGTATTTGACACCCTTCCCTTGAAATGGGCAATGGGGGCCAATCTTACCCGCGGCCATGACGTGCGGGTTCCCTTTGAATGGTTTTTTGCCATCAACGAATTCAACGGCACTTCTGCCGGCAACTGCCTGGAGGAAGCCCTTTGCCAGGGAATCTGTGAAATTGTGGAGCGCCACGTATCTGCAAGGATCTGCCGGGAACAAACCCCCGTGCCAGGCATTGACCCGGCATCGGCAACAGACCCCATGGTGCGGGAAATGCTGGAAAAATACAAAAAAAACGGAATCCGGGTGTTTTTGTCGGATTTTTCCTTAGACACGGGCATTGCCACGGTCGGGGCCCTGGCCTTTGATCCGGAAACCTTTCCGCACAAAAGCGAAATCGTATGGACCGCGGGCACGGCTCCGAATCCGGAAAAAGCCTTGTCGCGTGCCCTGGCTGAAACTGCCCAGCTCGCCGGCGACTTTCACACCGGATCCAATTACGTGGCCAGCGGACTGCCCAAGCCGGCGGACCCGGCAGATGTCGCCCATATCATCGAACCCGGGACCATCAAAAACATCACAGACCTGCCGGATATCTCAGACAGCAATATTGGCAAGGAGGTCCGGCGCTGCATTGCCGCCCTGAAGCAGCAGAACCTGGATGTCATCACCATGGACACCACCCACCCGGGTCTCGGAGTCTGCGCCCTGTACACGGTGGTTCCCGGTGCGCGTTTCCGGGAGCGGGCGGCTGCCGGAACTGTTGGCATGTTCTGCGCCCGGTTGATCACGGAAAAATTTGACCCGCATGAGGCCGCACAACGACTGGCGCAGATGGACGCCATGATGCCGGGCAAATATTACGTACAGTTTTATTTGGGGAAAACCCGCATGGAACTCGGGGAGACAGAGGCCGCCATAGCGCTTTTCCAATCCGCGCTCGCCCTTGACCCTCACGCCCAGGATGTTGCCAGCATTTATTCCTACATGGGCCAGGCGTTGAAAGACGCCGGCGACTATGAGCACGCCCTGGAAAATGCGGAAAAAGGGCTTGAATGGGACCATGAACGCACTGATTTGCACAACCTGGCCGGGTTCTGCCATTTCAAGAAAAAAGACCACGAGGCAGCGGTTGAAAGCTTCTCCAGGGTGATTGCACTTAACCCGGCATCGGGCATCGATCATGCCAACCTGGCGGTCAACTACCGGGAAATGGGGGATATGGACGCGGCCATACGGTTTTTCCGGATTGCCCTGGACCTGGACCCTTCCCTTGAGTTTGCCCGGCAGCACCTGGAAGCGCTCAGGAAATAA
- a CDS encoding dynamin family protein, protein MYRENYINALRLEMVEMVRDGLSPVALKYGYSDVALESTIKWRPLVLVVGNYSSGKSTLINEFLGGDVQAVGQAPTDDSFTIITYDDAATEQVTVRVTEERDGKYLLNDPDYPFEILKKHGQRFASHFRLKKVNSPFLRNLAIIDTPGMLDSITERDRGYNYQDVIGDLAQLADLVLVLFDPHKAGTVREAHTSLRETISARTFEDRVLFVLNRIDECSSLSDLLQVYGTLCWNLSQITGRKDIPAIHLTYSSRAAGKSDSSRPGSHDFLYHLQNQRKKLRESVLDAPRRRLDNLASFIETHSERLDQFLEALLTHRKRTQKFQFKLTLIGALLSLFLGGAVAYGAVIFGLAGTLTDPWAMVLAVAALGAGLAFWIYGPMRVMMKAFQRRWRKKTDAIISLDTQTRKDNWQSVGPLVFRYLQKTSGRYPVKTLKNEYAQVHEIYTEGSREVRKALNELANMAPDQAVFDNISKPIEDEDFSDAKSADDASDPDQLPPPPQDRPAASEK, encoded by the coding sequence ATGTACCGGGAAAACTACATAAATGCACTGCGCCTGGAAATGGTGGAAATGGTGCGCGACGGGCTCTCGCCTGTGGCGCTCAAGTATGGCTATTCGGACGTGGCCCTGGAGAGCACCATCAAGTGGCGCCCGCTTGTGCTGGTGGTGGGCAACTATTCCTCGGGCAAATCCACCCTGATCAACGAATTTCTGGGCGGGGATGTGCAGGCAGTGGGACAGGCCCCCACAGATGATTCCTTTACGATTATCACCTATGATGATGCGGCCACTGAACAGGTCACGGTCCGGGTCACGGAAGAACGCGACGGAAAGTATCTGCTAAATGATCCGGATTATCCGTTTGAAATCCTGAAAAAGCACGGACAGCGTTTTGCCTCCCATTTCCGGCTCAAAAAGGTCAATTCCCCGTTTCTCAGAAATCTGGCCATCATTGACACACCCGGCATGCTTGATTCCATAACGGAACGGGACCGGGGCTACAATTACCAGGACGTGATCGGGGATCTGGCCCAGCTGGCCGATTTGGTACTGGTTTTATTTGACCCGCACAAGGCCGGCACTGTACGCGAGGCCCACACAAGCCTGCGCGAGACCATATCCGCCCGGACCTTTGAGGACCGGGTTCTTTTCGTGCTCAACCGAATTGATGAATGTTCATCCTTAAGTGATTTGCTCCAGGTCTACGGGACCCTCTGCTGGAATCTGTCCCAGATCACGGGCCGAAAAGACATTCCGGCCATCCACCTGACCTACTCCTCCCGGGCGGCCGGCAAATCTGACAGCAGCCGGCCCGGCTCACACGACTTTCTCTATCACCTCCAGAATCAGCGCAAAAAGCTCCGGGAGTCGGTCCTGGATGCCCCGCGCCGGCGGCTTGATAACCTGGCCTCATTTATCGAAACCCACTCCGAGCGCCTTGACCAGTTTCTCGAGGCCCTGCTGACCCATAGAAAAAGAACACAAAAATTTCAATTCAAACTCACATTGATCGGGGCGCTTTTAAGCCTTTTTCTGGGCGGGGCGGTTGCATACGGGGCCGTAATTTTCGGCCTGGCCGGCACCCTGACCGATCCATGGGCCATGGTCCTCGCAGTGGCGGCCCTGGGCGCAGGGCTGGCTTTTTGGATTTACGGTCCCATGCGCGTCATGATGAAGGCTTTTCAACGCAGGTGGCGCAAAAAAACCGATGCTATCATTTCCCTGGATACCCAGACCCGCAAAGACAACTGGCAGTCCGTGGGCCCCCTGGTATTTCGTTACCTTCAGAAAACCAGCGGCCGCTATCCTGTAAAAACCCTGAAAAACGAATATGCACAGGTCCATGAAATCTACACCGAGGGCAGCCGGGAAGTCAGAAAGGCCTTAAATGAACTGGCCAACATGGCACCGGACCAGGCAGTGTTTGACAACATTTCCAAGCCAATTGAAGATGAAGATTTTTCCGACGCTAAATCCGCAGATGATGCCAGCGACCCGGATCAATTGCCCCCTCCCCCGCAGGACCGGCCCGCAGCTTCGGAAAAATGA
- the corA gene encoding magnesium/cobalt transporter CorA, whose amino-acid sequence MASEKVSTKIGMAPGSLVYVGEEGAADICVSIIQYSRDRYTETTDADLEACRQAISEDSVTWINITGVHDPDLIGRLGQMFDLHPLVLEDMLNTEGRPKLDDYDTYLFAILKMIDYDPGQNRLDHEQVSLVVRPGLVISLQEKPGDVFDPVRERIRKGKGRIRKLGADYLAYALMDMIVDQYFLAMEQIGEQIEDLQDEVIEDPGEEIVQTIHQSRSRIIFLKKAVWPVREIIHNLLRDDTDLISDDVRVYLRDVYDHAIHVSDTVESHRDILSGVLDIYLTTVSNRMNEVMKVLTVIATIFIPLTFIAGVYGMNFDYMPELSRPWAYPALWAVFLGIFAGLLVWFKRRKWL is encoded by the coding sequence ATGGCATCTGAGAAAGTCAGCACGAAAATTGGCATGGCTCCGGGTTCGCTGGTTTACGTGGGCGAGGAGGGGGCTGCGGATATATGTGTTTCCATCATCCAATACAGCCGGGATAGGTACACCGAAACAACGGATGCGGATTTAGAAGCTTGCAGGCAGGCGATTTCAGAAGACAGTGTCACCTGGATCAACATCACCGGGGTCCATGATCCGGATCTGATCGGCCGGCTCGGACAGATGTTTGATCTGCATCCCCTGGTGCTTGAAGATATGCTCAACACAGAGGGTCGGCCCAAGCTTGACGATTATGACACCTATTTGTTTGCGATTTTGAAAATGATCGACTATGACCCCGGCCAAAACCGGCTGGATCATGAGCAGGTCAGCCTTGTGGTGCGGCCCGGCCTGGTCATCTCTTTGCAGGAAAAGCCAGGGGATGTGTTTGACCCCGTCCGAGAGCGGATCCGAAAGGGCAAGGGCCGGATCCGAAAACTGGGCGCGGATTACCTGGCATATGCCCTGATGGACATGATCGTGGATCAATATTTTCTGGCCATGGAACAAATCGGCGAACAGATCGAAGATCTCCAGGACGAGGTCATAGAAGACCCGGGAGAGGAAATTGTCCAGACCATTCATCAAAGCCGCAGCCGGATTATTTTTTTAAAAAAAGCGGTCTGGCCGGTTCGCGAGATCATCCATAACCTGCTGCGCGATGACACGGATCTGATCTCCGATGATGTGCGTGTCTATCTGCGCGACGTCTATGATCATGCCATCCACGTATCAGACACCGTGGAAAGCCATCGCGATATTCTTTCCGGGGTGCTCGATATCTACCTGACCACGGTGAGCAACAGAATGAATGAGGTCATGAAGGTGCTCACCGTGATTGCCACCATTTTTATCCCCCTGACCTTTATTGCCGGGGTCTACGGCATGAATTTTGATTACATGCCCGAGCTGTCCCGGCCCTGGGCCTACCCGGCACTGTGGGCGGTGTTTCTCGGGATTTTCGCCGGGCTTTTGGTCTGGTTTAAGCGCAGAAAATGGCTGTAA
- a CDS encoding ABC transporter ATP-binding protein, with protein sequence MNPAVSVAGVSAAYADQAVLEDVSFEVKTGECFILIGPNGSGKTTLMKIMAGLLKPVSGRVQILGRRLKSYGRRDLARRMAFVPQQVPMDFPFRVRDMVLFGRSPHLGTFGLESERDHALADQAMDFTGVARLADRRMDQLSGGERQRVFIARAICQEPELILLDEPTAALDISHQLRVMDLMEKMRNEKSITVIMVSHDMNLAAMYADTLMLLHQGEMIQWGPPGRVLTYETLEAAYGCPLLVDQSPLGPMPRVTPVPGRYIREDLKTLIS encoded by the coding sequence ATGAACCCGGCTGTTTCGGTTGCAGGCGTATCTGCCGCTTATGCGGATCAAGCCGTGCTCGAAGATGTCTCATTTGAGGTCAAAACAGGCGAGTGCTTTATTCTCATAGGGCCGAACGGTTCCGGCAAAACCACTTTGATGAAAATCATGGCCGGTCTGCTCAAGCCCGTGTCCGGCCGGGTGCAGATCCTGGGTCGCAGGCTGAAAAGCTACGGCAGAAGAGACCTTGCCCGGCGCATGGCATTTGTGCCCCAGCAGGTGCCCATGGATTTTCCATTCCGGGTCAGAGACATGGTATTGTTCGGACGCAGTCCGCATCTGGGCACATTCGGTCTGGAATCGGAAAGGGATCACGCCCTGGCCGATCAGGCCATGGATTTTACCGGCGTTGCCCGGCTGGCTGATCGGCGCATGGATCAGCTAAGCGGCGGCGAGCGCCAGCGGGTCTTTATCGCCAGGGCCATCTGCCAGGAGCCGGAACTGATTTTACTCGACGAGCCCACCGCTGCCTTAGACATCTCCCACCAGCTTCGGGTCATGGACCTGATGGAAAAGATGCGCAATGAAAAAAGCATTACCGTTATCATGGTCTCCCATGACATGAACCTGGCGGCCATGTACGCCGATACCCTGATGCTTTTGCATCAGGGAGAAATGATTCAATGGGGCCCCCCGGGCCGGGTGCTGACCTATGAAACCCTGGAGGCGGCTTATGGGTGTCCCCTGCTTGTGGATCAAAGCCCGCTTGGTCCCATGCCCCGGGTGACCCCTGTACCGGGCCGTTATATCCGGGAGGATCTCAAAACCCTTATTTCCTGA
- a CDS encoding FecCD family ABC transporter permease encodes MTAVVKRIFVVTAILAALLAAAGFLGLTMGSSGAGAADVIQAIRDFFREESLMHSIIWKIRFPRVLLAALVGASLSLGGLVFQALLRNPLAEPYILGISGGSAIGAIIGILLGLARFPGVGMLAFAGGMATLFLVLGIASGQTTAKKESLLLSGVMVNAFCSAGIMFLLSLARDARLQNIMFWLMGDLSSGGMAEARLLAMMVLPCFAAIFWLSHKMNLLLMGREMAQSMGVNVRLVSVTLLVLTSFMVSATVFQCGLIAFVGLVIPHLLRLVLGSDHRVLTPACIFGGAAYLVLCDLLARVLPRQGEMPAGVITAMIGAPVFIFLLRRSSA; translated from the coding sequence ATGACAGCCGTGGTCAAGCGAATTTTTGTGGTCACAGCGATTTTGGCCGCGCTTTTGGCGGCAGCCGGATTTCTGGGCCTGACCATGGGCTCTTCCGGAGCCGGGGCGGCTGACGTTATCCAGGCCATCCGGGATTTTTTCCGGGAGGAAAGCCTGATGCATTCGATTATCTGGAAAATCCGGTTTCCGCGGGTGCTTCTGGCCGCCCTTGTGGGCGCATCCCTTTCCCTTGGCGGCCTGGTTTTCCAGGCGCTTTTGCGAAATCCCCTGGCAGAGCCTTATATCCTTGGAATTTCCGGCGGTTCAGCCATTGGTGCGATCATCGGCATTCTTCTGGGTCTGGCCCGGTTTCCGGGGGTAGGGATGCTGGCGTTTGCCGGGGGCATGGCCACCCTGTTTCTGGTTTTGGGCATTGCTTCCGGGCAGACCACGGCCAAAAAAGAATCCCTGCTGCTTTCCGGGGTCATGGTCAATGCGTTTTGTTCCGCCGGCATCATGTTTCTGCTGTCTCTTGCAAGGGATGCCCGGCTGCAGAACATCATGTTCTGGCTTATGGGGGACTTGTCCTCTGGTGGAATGGCCGAAGCCCGTCTTCTGGCCATGATGGTGCTGCCCTGCTTTGCCGCCATTTTCTGGCTGTCGCACAAGATGAACCTGCTGCTGATGGGAAGGGAAATGGCCCAGTCCATGGGGGTCAATGTCCGGTTGGTGAGTGTCACCCTTCTGGTTCTCACTTCGTTTATGGTCAGCGCAACAGTGTTTCAGTGCGGGCTGATCGCATTTGTGGGCCTGGTGATCCCGCATTTGCTGCGGCTGGTCCTGGGCTCGGACCACCGGGTCCTGACACCGGCCTGTATTTTCGGCGGTGCGGCCTACCTGGTGCTCTGTGATTTGCTGGCACGTGTTTTGCCCAGGCAGGGGGAAATGCCCGCCGGGGTGATCACCGCCATGATCGGCGCACCTGTTTTTATTTTTCTGTTGAGAAGGAGCAGCGCATGA
- a CDS encoding SIS domain-containing protein produces MMTPKAHSLKIFLLSLLKKTAEVIPQIRIGRIPQNPVERDTLIFFPLVLNRLCCGLTGIVTFQRADKSDALPPDMISELENAAAEMAQTGFSANSPEPGRIDDAYLGGADTVGILYSKIRELKQTDSFYGLFTDTDACSRLSVLLKNLEDLARKELQGRDQAMGRLAPDIFDIVSTRIETLRDAIWSLKTELLDNMEKIRVITPGIPELARGGLAAAQQVNSVLNSIDRLEVRGRDSAGLSLMFILEDSVYFDLESRINAAGYAEEFARRTNRGLLLHKSVSVRHLKNDPSDPRVSVALTYKVAAEIGRLGDNIAYIRDELAADPVLQFLLIQPHRRFNVSAHTRWASVGEVNEPNCHPMDAQTQTSLIEETGIIHVSLNGDIDNYQALQKAHEAGGMDYPAEITCDTKIIPVHIAGYLKKGHDIAEAFRLAVNDFEGSHAICMQSDLAPGKLFLALKGSGQAVFVGLGPDFYIPTSEVYGFAEETPYFLKMDGEAAHKDSQGRLISGQIFVIDPDSHGGLSGVTAMFYNGAPIELTDADIRKTQLTSRDIDRQDFDHYFLKEISEAPASVRRTLENRWKIINTDGRRYEITLDETTIPQALLDRITHGRIGQILFIGQGTAGVAASACANLMRYYLDEPTMRIEALKSSELSGFVLNESDGRDLSDTLLVPISQSGTTTDTNRAVDMVRKKGASSVCIVNRRDSDLTFKTNGVLYTSSGRDIEMSVASTKAFYSQIIAGAVLALYIAQATGRRSHAFVSNEVRQMIQLPDIMEQVLSMKEQVRASANRLALQRTYWATVGSGPNKAAADEIRIKLSELCYKTISSDFVEDKKHIDLSSEPLIIVCAAGTRRSVIGDIVKDTAIFRSHKALPVVIADANEYRFDTYAEDVFRVPAVSEHFAPIVNTLVGHMWGYYAALTINEGSHFLHQFREEIRETIKAYAEQDLDIYEIALEKSFREKILRFYNEFRKRQAENGLAPTMGINGSTNLVLLLKYLSGRLPVADFEIDFGVKGTARNMFDLLFASLAEAINTMARPVDAIKHQAKTVTVGTSRIEEKAEGLLFDMMQQLGFTIEHLTLNNILVIKNMQQILDHIKGWTLYRISGVNLMGEPTEETTIEVIDKQGSSAAIASRAEKDRTLKGTKRIIVREGNVYMGKGRKDDRSILVIPLISGDPSRPNMVEHLLLFDVAFRPAVDLASRVKALGGKHEHIKNIVQENNIAWNDELLEQVPMDELFGRSAEKIAEQIVERVS; encoded by the coding sequence ATGATGACACCTAAAGCCCATAGCTTAAAAATTTTTTTGCTGTCTTTGCTAAAAAAGACCGCAGAAGTGATCCCGCAAATCCGCATCGGCAGAATCCCGCAAAATCCGGTAGAGCGCGACACCCTTATTTTTTTCCCCCTTGTCTTAAACCGGCTCTGCTGCGGCCTGACCGGCATTGTGACCTTTCAGCGGGCTGATAAATCCGATGCTTTGCCCCCAGATATGATTTCAGAATTGGAAAACGCTGCCGCTGAAATGGCGCAGACGGGTTTTTCCGCAAACAGCCCTGAGCCAGGCCGGATTGATGACGCCTATCTGGGGGGAGCCGATACCGTGGGCATTCTTTATTCAAAAATCCGGGAGCTCAAGCAGACGGACAGTTTTTATGGTTTGTTTACCGATACCGATGCCTGCAGCCGCCTTTCAGTCCTGCTGAAAAATCTGGAGGATCTGGCCAGAAAGGAACTTCAGGGCCGGGACCAGGCCATGGGGCGCCTTGCGCCGGATATTTTCGACATTGTTTCGACCCGTATTGAGACCCTGCGGGATGCGATATGGAGCCTGAAAACCGAGCTGCTGGACAACATGGAAAAAATCCGTGTGATAACACCCGGTATACCGGAACTTGCCCGGGGCGGGCTGGCTGCGGCCCAGCAGGTCAACTCGGTGTTAAACAGCATTGACAGACTCGAGGTGCGCGGCCGGGATTCAGCAGGATTGTCCCTGATGTTTATCCTGGAAGATTCGGTTTATTTTGACCTGGAAAGCCGGATTAACGCTGCCGGGTATGCCGAGGAATTTGCCCGGCGCACCAACAGGGGCCTGCTGCTGCACAAAAGTGTATCCGTGCGGCATTTAAAAAATGATCCCTCCGATCCGCGTGTCTCTGTTGCCCTGACCTACAAGGTGGCCGCTGAAATCGGCCGTCTGGGCGACAACATTGCCTATATCCGGGATGAACTGGCTGCCGATCCAGTGCTCCAGTTTCTGCTGATCCAGCCCCACCGGCGCTTTAACGTCTCTGCCCATACCCGGTGGGCCTCTGTGGGCGAGGTCAACGAACCCAACTGCCACCCCATGGATGCACAGACCCAAACCTCCCTGATTGAGGAAACCGGAATCATTCATGTGAGCTTAAACGGCGACATTGATAACTACCAGGCCCTGCAGAAAGCCCACGAGGCCGGGGGTATGGACTATCCCGCAGAGATCACCTGTGATACCAAAATCATCCCGGTCCACATTGCCGGGTATCTCAAAAAAGGCCATGACATCGCAGAAGCCTTTCGCCTGGCAGTCAATGATTTCGAGGGTTCCCATGCCATCTGCATGCAGTCGGACCTGGCCCCGGGAAAACTGTTCCTGGCCCTGAAAGGAAGCGGCCAGGCCGTTTTCGTGGGTCTGGGACCGGATTTCTACATTCCCACTTCCGAGGTTTACGGATTTGCCGAAGAAACCCCGTATTTCCTGAAAATGGACGGCGAAGCTGCGCATAAAGACAGCCAGGGCAGGCTTATTTCGGGCCAGATCTTTGTCATTGACCCGGACAGCCATGGGGGATTGTCCGGGGTCACGGCCATGTTTTACAACGGCGCTCCAATCGAGCTCACAGATGCCGACATCCGCAAGACCCAGCTCACCTCCCGGGATATCGACCGCCAGGATTTTGACCATTATTTTTTAAAAGAAATTTCAGAGGCGCCGGCATCAGTGCGCCGGACCCTGGAAAACCGCTGGAAAATCATCAATACAGACGGCCGTCGATACGAAATTACCCTGGATGAAACCACCATACCGCAGGCCCTGCTTGACAGAATCACCCACGGCCGGATCGGCCAGATCCTGTTTATCGGCCAGGGAACCGCGGGCGTGGCGGCCTCGGCATGCGCCAATCTCATGCGCTATTACCTGGATGAACCAACAATGCGCATAGAAGCCCTCAAATCATCAGAACTGTCCGGATTTGTTTTAAATGAATCAGACGGCCGGGATTTGTCTGACACGCTTCTGGTGCCCATCAGCCAGTCGGGCACCACCACGGACACCAACCGGGCCGTTGACATGGTGCGCAAAAAGGGTGCGTCATCCGTGTGTATTGTCAACCGCAGAGATTCAGACCTGACATTTAAAACCAATGGAGTGCTCTACACCAGTTCAGGAAGGGACATTGAAATGTCTGTGGCCTCCACAAAGGCCTTTTACTCCCAGATCATTGCCGGGGCTGTGCTGGCCTTATACATTGCCCAGGCCACCGGCCGCCGCAGCCATGCGTTTGTGTCAAACGAGGTCCGGCAAATGATCCAGCTTCCCGATATTATGGAGCAGGTGCTGTCCATGAAGGAGCAGGTCCGGGCATCCGCCAATCGTCTGGCCCTTCAGCGCACATACTGGGCCACTGTTGGCAGCGGACCCAACAAGGCGGCGGCAGACGAAATCCGGATCAAGTTAAGCGAGCTTTGCTACAAAACCATTTCATCAGATTTCGTTGAAGACAAAAAACACATTGACCTGTCCTCAGAGCCGCTGATCATCGTCTGTGCTGCCGGCACCCGCAGAAGCGTGATCGGCGACATTGTCAAGGACACGGCCATCTTCCGGTCCCACAAGGCCCTTCCCGTGGTCATTGCGGATGCCAATGAGTACCGGTTTGACACCTATGCCGAAGACGTTTTCCGGGTGCCTGCGGTAAGCGAGCATTTCGCCCCCATTGTCAACACCCTGGTGGGCCATATGTGGGGCTATTATGCGGCCCTGACCATCAATGAAGGCTCACACTTTCTCCACCAGTTCCGCGAAGAGATCCGGGAAACCATCAAGGCCTATGCCGAGCAGGATCTTGATATTTACGAAATCGCCCTGGAAAAATCTTTCAGAGAAAAAATCCTGCGTTTTTACAATGAATTTCGAAAGCGCCAGGCGGAAAACGGGCTTGCCCCGACCATGGGCATCAACGGCTCCACCAACCTGGTGCTGCTGCTCAAATACCTCTCCGGCCGGCTGCCGGTAGCCGATTTTGAGATTGATTTCGGTGTCAAAGGCACGGCGCGCAACATGTTTGATCTGTTGTTTGCCTCCCTTGCAGAGGCCATCAACACCATGGCCCGACCGGTGGATGCCATCAAGCACCAGGCCAAGACCGTGACCGTGGGCACCAGCCGTATCGAGGAAAAGGCAGAGGGGTTGCTTTTTGACATGATGCAGCAGTTGGGCTTTACCATCGAGCACCTGACGTTAAACAACATTCTCGTGATCAAAAATATGCAGCAGATACTCGATCACATCAAGGGCTGGACCCTTTACCGCATTTCCGGGGTCAATCTGATGGGCGAGCCCACGGAAGAAACCACCATCGAGGTCATTGACAAACAGGGCAGTTCCGCCGCCATTGCCTCCAGGGCTGAAAAAGACCGCACCCTGAAAGGCACCAAGCGAATCATCGTGCGCGAGGGCAATGTCTACATGGGCAAGGGCAGAAAAGACGACAGAAGCATCCTCGTCATCCCGCTGATCTCAGGAGATCCCTCCCGGCCCAACATGGTGGAGCACCTGCTTTTGTTCGACGTGGCCTTCCGCCCGGCCGTGGACCTGGCCTCCAGGGTCAAGGCCCTGGGCGGCAAGCACGAACATATCAAAAATATTGTCCAGGAAAACAATATTGCCTGGAACGATGAACTGCTGGAGCAAGTGCCCATGGACGAGCTGTTTGGCCGGTCTGCGGAAAAAATCGCAGAGCAGATCGTGGAAAGGGTCTCCTGA
- a CDS encoding ABC transporter substrate-binding protein, with protein sequence MANNKTKPAGWKIRRLIFLYFLLGAGFVHADMVMDHTGRKVRVPDDPVRVVSLAPSITEIVYSLNCEQRLVGATQYSDYPAEAGNLPSVGSYVYLDLEKIVSLKPDLCIAIKDGNPLRIIRRLEEMNIAVYAVNPRDLDSVMKTISDIGKILGTEQRAGEVVSDMDQRMAAVSKKVDSVSHRPGVFFEIGVDPIVSAGSNTFINELIQKAGGCNLAGGHPGYPRYSVEDVLALAPEIIIVTSMDRQKVFDRVLQQWQQWEELPAVADDRIHLVDSNLYDRPSPRLVKGLEELARLLHPQLFDSDGDRAR encoded by the coding sequence ATGGCCAATAACAAAACAAAGCCAGCTGGTTGGAAAATCCGACGACTGATTTTTTTGTATTTTCTGCTGGGCGCAGGGTTTGTGCATGCAGATATGGTCATGGATCACACCGGCCGCAAGGTCCGGGTGCCCGATGATCCGGTCCGAGTGGTAAGCCTGGCGCCGAGTATTACGGAGATTGTCTATTCTTTAAACTGCGAGCAGCGCCTGGTGGGTGCAACCCAGTACAGCGATTATCCTGCAGAGGCCGGGAATTTGCCATCCGTAGGCTCCTATGTTTATCTGGATCTGGAAAAGATCGTGTCCTTAAAGCCGGATCTGTGCATTGCCATCAAGGACGGCAATCCATTGCGCATTATCCGGCGCCTGGAGGAAATGAACATTGCCGTGTATGCGGTCAATCCCAGGGACCTGGATTCAGTGATGAAGACCATATCCGACATCGGCAAAATCCTTGGGACAGAGCAGCGCGCTGGGGAGGTGGTCTCGGACATGGATCAGCGCATGGCCGCGGTAAGCAAAAAGGTGGACAGCGTCTCCCATCGTCCCGGGGTCTTTTTTGAGATTGGCGTGGATCCCATTGTTTCTGCCGGGTCCAATACCTTTATCAACGAATTGATCCAAAAGGCCGGCGGCTGCAACCTGGCCGGCGGCCATCCCGGATATCCGAGGTATTCAGTGGAGGATGTGCTGGCCCTGGCTCCGGAGATCATCATTGTCACCTCCATGGACCGACAGAAGGTTTTTGACCGGGTGCTGCAGCAATGGCAGCAATGGGAGGAACTGCCCGCGGTGGCCGATGACCGCATTCACCTGGTAGACTCCAATCTATACGACCGCCCCTCGCCCCGGCTGGTCAAAGGACTTGAAGAACTGGCCCGGCTTCTCCATCCGCAACTGTTTGACAGTGACGGGGACAGGGCAAGATGA